The stretch of DNA AAGCGTTCATTGTGTCCCCGGCCGGGTCGGTGTTGTGCGCCTCGTTGCCGCAGCAACCCGCGATCTGGCCCTTAAGCTGGATAGGTGGGCACGGAATGGCGCCATAAGAACAGAAAACACAACAATCGCCGGCCTTGGGCCGCAGGAGCGCGCCGCAGCCGGCGCAGTCATAGAAATACA from Sphingobium sp. RAC03 encodes:
- a CDS encoding GDCCVxC domain-containing (seleno)protein; this encodes MTERHPQLQSTLTCPHCGFVKTESMPTDACVYFYDCAGCGALLRPKAGDCCVFCSYGAIPCPPIQLKGQIAGCCGNEAHNTDPAGDTMNA